Within Thunnus thynnus chromosome 15, fThuThy2.1, whole genome shotgun sequence, the genomic segment GATTCAGATGGGCACCCCAACAATCAGCGTCCTAAATAGACAGAGTAGACAAATACATGGGCTTGTTTTGTAACTTGTTTATGCTTATACACTGTCacatttacactgtaaacacatttatacacacaaaaatatgtatgcgcacacacactttcttcagTACCTTCTGTGCTGCGTGATTCTCAGCTGTAGATCTGGACTGTTCAGTGTATCTACTGGTTGcatcagtgctgctgctgttctctttAGCCAGTTTCAGACTGCGATACTCTTTATACAGATCTGGAAAGAAGACATACGATATTGCATTCCTGTGTCCCTGAACAGATTTTTAATGCAAGAGATGGACCAGAAATAAAGATCAAGGAGACAAATCTGTTTATCTGTGGTGAAATGTATAGTCTGTACTCACTCCTGGTCTCCTCTGGGGCTTGGTCAATATCctcctgaaaatgaaaataataaacttttatgaaaaaagggaaacaacCTGTTAGCAACACTAACTGTAGCAGTAAGTTGTACGTCCTGTGGATAAACAGAACTATAATGAGACCACGAGAATAATACAAAATACCTCGTTGTAGTAACGTTAACTCAAAACAATGCGTTGCCCTGTCTTTGCTGCCTGCTAACTCTCAGctatcatttaacatttaaatcacCTTGTTGGGTTTCCTCTGGTGCTGTTTGACAAATCCCTGCTCCCAGCTCTTCAGCAGAAGTTTCACGTCGTTGTAGCGATCCATAATGACTGTAAGGTCAATACTCCCACTACCTGACAGAATGTATAATTTAGCTATCTTTATAATAACGCGTACATATTTTGGGGTTACGTGTTAGGTGAAAGCTAATGTTACAGCAACGCAATGGCTTGCTAACGTTATAAACGCAACGTTTTTAGTAACCGTTAGTAACTTTAGCTTCTTATTTCGCCATTAAAAGTTGCTATAACGTTCGCAGACGAGCACTTTATATTTTTAGTCCATAGCAATCACACTGTTAGCTGCTGCCTGTAGTAAGGAGCAAGAGGGTTGTTTACGATTTTCCCGCGCCGGAAATTGACAGCTTGTGTTGCAAGGTTGCAATaatttttttcctaggatggcgaagtcttgacccgccctactctacCTCTGATTGGTTTATCCTGGTCAATCTCACGCCTCATTCCTAAACCTAGCCAACCCAACCAATGAAGGCAGTGAAAagtagccaatcagaggcatcgcagggcaggtcatgacttcgccatcctatgAGAAATGATTTGGCTGCCAGGTTCGCTCCTCGATCCCTCTTTCCGTCAATTTAATTACGCATAGATTTGTCTTTTCTTACCGGCTTCATTTAATGgttgaaattaattaaatagtgATGACAACATAACGATGATAGAGATAAAAACTGGTCAGCGTAACAATTGTGGAGCTGCCGAATATCTAACCTGTCCATTAACTGTGCCAAAGAGAAATCTGGCATCCAGATTCAGTGGGATGAGCTTGGGCAGCATGTCCTCCTCATTTAAGTTTGAACTATGATGAAGTAGtgtgtaaaatacataaatcgacagtggtggaatgtaactaaatacatgtactgtactgtaattttgaggtacttgtacttttattataaaatacaaaaaaattaagTTAATGATTAAACCATTACTTCCCAAACGTTTTGGCTTGTAACGCTTGTGTGTAGGTAGCTGTGGCTCCTTGTCttgttacagatgtttgagctgttagcagttccaccaaataaataattgttcaggcccaaagaggtaaaactgtCCAATAGTTTGGGGGGTTGGCCAGCATTGGACTGTTCTTTCCAAAAATCATATGTTGCACATTGTGAGTGTGCTTCTGCACAGGAACCATATGGAAACCCCTACTAACTGATATGGAGCATTTAAGACTAGAGCCCAAacaatactgtatttttgagGTATTATGGATATTTGAGAGTTAAAAAAGTAACTATATATCATGAGAACTAAACTTATAAGAACCCTCTAGTGGACAAACTACATAATGGAAACCATAAAccatatctttggcatttctgtgctatttcttgttacttattggCCAAAATATATGCCAAAATTAATATGTGATTAACTAATATTAGCCCAAAGTGGCTGGCTTAATATTATTGGCCTTTAAATACAATAACATTATGGGTAATTATAAGATGGTTATTGATGCAGTTCCTTATggtaaaatcaaaaacatttacGGCATTAATGAAACAGgacaacaaaaagaacaaagaaaagctCTTTTATTATCAGGAGGCAGTGTGTATAAAACTGTTCACTGTGGGAGGTATATCATACTAAGGCTATGGCTCtaatagagagacagagatggatattatttcacatttctcTTAAGACATCAATTTATTCCAGTTGAGACACCTCGTGGAAGTATGCACCCAGCATCTTGACTCCCTGAATGTAGTTGGACctgaaaaggcaaaaaagaaacagtgatgACTTTTGtggtaaaagtaaaagtcaaaCAGATAGACAGTAGTTAAAAATGGCCTTAATGATGTTCTTTTCCCTCATCATCGCCtctaaattaacaaaaaaagtgATTATTTGCTGCTATGGACTCCTCAGCTCCCTTTCCTCTTTAATCACAGTGGCTCAGGtagaaaaggaagtgaaactcTGCACTGTGACACACACCTGTTGAGTTTTTCATTCTGGGAGTGAGCACCATCATCAGAGGATCCTACGGGAAGCAGCATGACGTTGCGTCCCGTGGCCTCCTGGAAAGTCAGGGTGACGGGGATACTGCCACCCTCACGGGTCAGGTCAGGCTCCACACCGAAGACTACAGCCCagcagggaggagaagagaaacagaagagacACTCAAtaaggaaaaaatatatattcgcAAGAGAAGAATgtatggtgaaaaaaaaaaaaacttttaaacatgcagatagtttcagggttttgttttttttttacatttgagatgGGGTTTTGCGACTGTTAAACAATTAGAAAGTTGGAACTATATTCTACAGTTGTAACTTCTGACAATGTcagaggtctgtggattattttgATGAgttgagcaccacaaacaaaattccattaATGTCCAtgtatatgttttttgtgtgttttgattgaaCTGATGGTTGAACTGAGCAGCTTTAATCATATAGATTTCTATCAGTCTTCTATCACTCAGTCTCTGTACCTGTCTTCATGGCCTTTCGACCAGCCATGTAGTGAGGGTGGTTGAAGTCAGACACCCAGGCTTTGGCCCCGTGGCCCATGCATACATTCAATTTGTTGGGGCTCCCCAGCTCAGCAAACTTCTTCTGCAGATAGTCAGTaacctttaaattaaaaaaagagaaaaatgttagTGAAATCAAAGCACCAAGAAGATTTTTGACTATTTTGTTTGTGAggacaagacatttgaggttatGAAACATGCTGGAGCAGACTAATGCTGAATCAGTCTCGTATTTTAAAGGATTCCTGATAATACACATTTATAATCttgcattttaatgtgattttaatgtgctctcaattttgtgtgtattcatgGTATGTCACTTGTTTTGTTcgtgtgtttttttcactttcacatgaAACACCTGGTAAACTTCTTTTTGACAAAGGATATTAAAGCAATGCTCTGTTAATGtattactatatatatttttattgtagtgGTAGGGGCCACATTACAATATCTTCAACATTTCAATAACTCCACTTGTCCTGGAaaatggaagaggacccacatTGTTCACTGAGTTATTGTCTTTGAGTATCTTAGTAGCTTTTTGGCCAGTTTGTTATCATAAGCACTGCACAAATACAGGCTGCTCTGTAAAATCTGCTTTACAAGCAACATTTTAGTTGTAGATGCAATATTCTTTTTAAGAAAGCATGACTGGGTGAATCATCATTGTGTCACACTTCCACTAAGGGACTCAAGTGGTTGCCACAATCATAAAGTTTTAAATTCCACTGGTGGATGTTCCACACCACAACCTTTACAACGGTGCAGTCACATGAATACTACCAGATGACAAAGATCATTATAATGTATTTCAGGTCTACCTGCTTCTCCACAACTTTGGGGTCCATGTCAGGGACGAGGCGGATGGAGAATTTGCCGATGACCTTGCGAGGGATGACGGTCTTGGCCCCTGTTTCAGCAAAAGCCCCCTCAATACCATGAAGGGAAAGAGATGGGTACCTCCAGCGGTGCATTAGGATTTGCTCctacaagaaaaagaaataaaaacaattttccTAACAATGCAGCAACCAAGAGTAGTGCAGCACAGTTCTACTTTTTGAGTCGTGTTAATAACAGACTTAAATTCCTTGCCTTGGTGTCGTGCAGTAGCTGTCCAACTCCAACATCTTTGCAGTACTCATCCAAGTCAAAATCAATTTTCTCATACagctttttctcctcttctgtcagAGGGGCCACGTCGTCGTGCATCCCAGGAACCAAGATCTTCCCCCTCTTGTCTATCAAGGAGCCTGTTGAAGAAAAGACAAACTAAATGTAAAACTCTCCTAAAATCGTCTGTTCAAATAAACAATTTTTTATTGCCAGTGTCTGCCTTCAAGACTGAACTCAAATGAGCTTTATGAGACTTAAGTtcaaacagcagcttcactTGCCCATAAGTGCAATGAGGTCGGTCATGGCTTCGTGAACAGAACCGCCAAACACCCCTGAGTGTAGGTCCTTGCAACCGCACTCCACCTGTAAATTTAGAGATCATTTAGACAAGGTTGTTTTCCCCACAGTTTAAATGATTCTGCTTAAAGTTTAAAACAGTGCTGCAATCAGACTTCACCTCGATGAAGAAGTAGCAGATCCCTCTCAGACCATAGGTGATGCAGGGTTTGGTCTTGCCCAGCCAATAGTTGTCAGAGATGCAGACATAGTCCACGTCTTTTAAGAAGGTATCTTTTCGGGCAAAGACCAGTTCGTCCAGGCCCTCAGATCCAGATTCCTCCATCCCCTCGAAGCAGAATTTAATGTTGATGGGAAGCTCCTgcaacacaaatataaacagagaaaaaaaaacgtctATGTTAATAAGTATTATCACCAGGTCTCACTCTTGCACATTGGTGAGACAAGCAACAGGGAAATCAATTTCATGAGAGCAAAGCTGAAGGTACGCAGGTGGAAAATAACAGTATTGTATGTCGATATTTACTATACTATGTAttacaatcatttttttgttctgtACCAAGCTACAGTAAACAGCTTCACtaaatgtccatcactgtttcaggaaaaactgaaaaggtGGTTCAAAACAAGAAGCAGACGACACGACTTGGATAATCATTAAGTGAGAGCTGGGATATGACAAGCCACAAGATTACCTATTTTATCCAGAGACCTTTGACCACCGACCCTGCTGACAGCTCTAAAGTAATCAACAAGCAATTACCAAATCAGCTCTGTACTTTAACACAGAGATagtccatttttaaaaataatgcacAATCATTGTGGAAAATGACTCGTTGAAATCTACTGTCCTATATCTAAGTATTTTATATCTTTAATTTATGTTTACTCTATCATTTTACCCTGTATTGTATGCTATCAGTAAACTGTGCACATCTCCTGGAATCAAAATTCACAACTTTTAAAAGGACATTTCCACTGAAAAACACTCAATATTGTCATTTATGTCTTGTATATCAGAGTGaatttgtaaataataaagtatAATAATAGAGCAGTCCAgtctaaagacagattgatattttatattatgtagGTAATGATCAATACTGTACTAGTATTGGTGAACTATCAATACTTCACCAGTGTGgctttacttgtttgttttgtgtggcAGTTAAAAATCACACTGAAAATCCATAAAATATCCAACATCCAGCTAAATACTCTGATTTTATGCAAGGATGGATAGAACTATAGCAACAGCGCTAATAGTCTTTGCCTTTCAAGACAGAGTGAGTTGCATCTCAGATGCAGGAACCAAAATGTTCTGTGGCTTATGGACTACTGTGATCACTGTCACAGCATAATAAACCACAGCTATATAGTTTGCATTCATCCAAAATAACCAGCATCTCTAGCAATCTGTTATGTAATCTCAGAAgtctaaaaacataaaattaaattgtTGAACAACGCAAGAGATTGATGTAACCTCAAGTTATCATTCTATTCACTTTCAATAAATTCCAAATCAATGTTAACATTTCCCATAAATTAACACGTTACCACTCTGCCTTTCAAACGGCATTCCAGTCCTGATGTTTCCCATCACATTTCAACCACACCCAACTTGCCAAGTGATAAATAAACAGCTTCAGCTTATTTTTGTACAGAACATAACCAACCTCACGCCAAAGTATATTTGTTCTCATTATCTTCAGACTTGTTCTGTCATGCCTCTATGATTAATATCGGCTGGCTGCACATCACACAAAGTCTTGTTACAGAGGTCTGGTCCCACTTCACTCACAGTTCCCACTTTATGTTTTGGATAATCTACGGATACAATTTGTCTCAGCAAATAGACTAAAGAAAGCTTgatttgtgtgagtgtgggtgGGAACTGCTGTCGGACTCAAAGCACCCCTGTAAACAGGACACTGCAGATGTGGTTTTGTCAACTTCAGCTCTTTTTCTGACCCTGATTACAGTGTGCATCGAAGGGTATAAACAGATACTACATTCTGGATGAAACTGTGGTGGGAACTTTACCTGCTTTATCTTCTGGTGGGCCTCAATGCAGTTAAACCAGGCCAATACTGGACCTTTGTCATCAGTGGAACCTCTGCCATAGAGCTTAcctgcaaagagaaaaaagtggTTTAGCTTCAAGCCCAAGTGTGTAGAATTTTAATGTGATTGTAGCATcttatgtatttgtttgttgaaaaatgAGACAAACCAAAAAATTCAACAGGTCAGTTCAAGGTCAGATCAGTTTAGTTTATGTTTATTATAGCTGAATATCAAATATGTCTGTCCATTTTGATGTGAAATGAGCATTACAACTAGTCAAGACTTTGTGTTGCTCAAATACACATTTCCAATAAGAAATGAATAGCTAACAGTGAATCAGTTGTGTCTGGTAAAACATAACGAAAGTAAGAATTGAGATGGACAGACAGGAATGAGACAGGAGGAAGTGAATGTGGGTTTTTCTGTCAGCTGACAGCTCACCAAAAAATGCACGAGAACATCTGGGTAAAAAATCcagcaaagaaaaaagggaaacaataaaaaactgtcccaatATCTGACAGCAAGGtgaaaaattaactttttttgtccaccggacaaatggctagtgaatgttcacattttaccagccactcaatagactaccattgtttttttggctggtgagtgaagcaaatctaccagccacttgcatattttaccagcatttggctggtgactggtgctaattttgtgccctaTCTGACAGTTTACCATCCATATGTTGTCAAAGGTGAGCTTGTCTCATTGATGTGATTTATTGGATATTTATATCAGATATAATTTATAT encodes:
- the cndp2 gene encoding cytosolic non-specific dipeptidase; amino-acid sequence: MAHLPAFFKYVDEHQDLYVQRLAEWVGVQSVSAWPEKRGEIKKMMEMAAKDIERLGGTVELVDIGKQKLSTGEEIPLPPIVLGRLGSDPGKKTVCIYGHLDVQPASIDDGWDTEPFTLVEKDGKLYGRGSTDDKGPVLAWFNCIEAHQKIKQELPINIKFCFEGMEESGSEGLDELVFARKDTFLKDVDYVCISDNYWLGKTKPCITYGLRGICYFFIEVECGCKDLHSGVFGGSVHEAMTDLIALMGSLIDKRGKILVPGMHDDVAPLTEEEKKLYEKIDFDLDEYCKDVGVGQLLHDTKEQILMHRWRYPSLSLHGIEGAFAETGAKTVIPRKVIGKFSIRLVPDMDPKVVEKQVTDYLQKKFAELGSPNKLNVCMGHGAKAWVSDFNHPHYMAGRKAMKTVFGVEPDLTREGGSIPVTLTFQEATGRNVMLLPVGSSDDGAHSQNEKLNRSNYIQGVKMLGAYFHEVSQLE